A section of the Oryza sativa Japonica Group chromosome 1, ASM3414082v1 genome encodes:
- the LOC4326716 gene encoding peroxidase 2: MRLSVAILCALVAVQAAALLLAGSAAAASELKVGYYHKKCKGVENVIKWHVIKALKQNRRTGAALVRLLFHDCFVRGCDGSVLLDKSYENPHPEKEAPVNIGLAAFDLLEEIKAAVEKRCPGVVSCSDILIYAARDAGSILSNGHVHFDVPAGRLDGVVSRADEAQAELPDSTMTVQQLKDNFAAKGFDTEQLVILSGAHSIGQGHCSSFTGRLSEPPQQITPAYRDLLNYKCSQAANPDVVNNVRDEDASVVARFMPGFVSRVRKISDFLDNTYYHNNLAKIVTFHSDWQLLTDATSLSKVHEYADNATLWDSDFSDSLLKLSQLPMPEGSKGEIRKKCSAINHLY; encoded by the exons ATGAGGCTGTCGGTGGCCATCCTCTGCGCCCTCGTCGccgtgcaggcggcggcgctgctcctcgCCGGATCGGCGGCCGCGGCCAGCGAGCTCAAGGTCGGGTACTACCACAAGAAGTGCAAGGGCGTCGAGAACGTGATCAAGTGGCACGTCATCAAGGCTCTCAAGCAGAACCGCCGCACCGGCGCTGCCCTAGTCCGCCTCctcttccacgactgcttcgtcagg GGTTGCGATGGGTCAGTCCTGCTGGACAAGTCGTACGAGAACCCACACCCGGAGAAGGAGGCGCCGGTGAACATCGGGCTGGCGGCGTTCGACCTCCTGGAGGAGATCAAGGCGGCCGTGGAGAAGCGGTGCCCCGGCGTGGTGTCCTGCTCCGACATCCTCATCTACGCGGCGCGCGACGCCGGCAGCATCCTCAGCAACGGCCACGTCCACTTCGACGTCCCCGCGGGCCGCCTCGACGGCGTCGTCTCCAGGGCCGACGAGGCCCAGGCGGAGCTCCCGGACTCCACCATGACCGTGCAGCAGCTCAAGGACAACTTCGCCGCCAAGGGCTTCGACACCGAGCAGCTGGTCATCCTCTCCGGCGCGCACTCCATCGGCCAGGGCCACTGCTCCTCCTTCACCGGCCGCCTCTCCGAGCCGCCGCAGCAGATCACCCCGGCGTACCGCGACCTCCTCAACTACAAGTGCTCCCAGGCCGCCAACCCGGACGTCGTCAACAACGTCCGCGACGAGgacgcctccgtcgtcgccagGTTCATGCCGGGCTTCGTCAGCCGCGTCCGCAAGATCAGCGACTTCCTCGACAACACCTACTACCACAACAACCTCGCCAAGATCGTCACCTTCCACTCCGACTGGCAGCTGCTCACGGACGCCACGTCGCTCTCCAAGGTCCACGAGTACGCCGACAATGCCACCCTTTGGGACTCCGACTTCTCCGACTCGCTGCTCAAGCTCAGCCAGCTGCCCATGCCGGAGGGGAGCAAGGGGGAGATCAGGAAGAAGTGCAGCGCCATCAACCACTTGTACTAA